In Garra rufa chromosome 14, GarRuf1.0, whole genome shotgun sequence, the genomic stretch agtcgaatactacgagaagaaagtcgaaacattacgagaagaaagtcgaatactatgagaagaaagtcgaaacactatgagtttaaagtctaaatattatgagattaatgtcataatatttcaagaataaagtcaaaatatgacgAGAATCAAGCTGAAAGGAAATGTCAGTAAACCAcacttttctgttttcttttttatcacTTTTATTTCTCTCCACAGTTCAGTGCAGTCGGTTGTGGTCTCAGGGCAGCTGTAGCTCACATAAAGCATCAGTTTTGTGGTTAGTTTGAGTCTGGGTGCTGATTTATTCTGTCTAGAGTCAAACTGAGTCTCAGTATGTTTCATTACTCACACCACTCCAAACCCAGGGGGAGAGAAAAGTCAAATGAGTTTGAGAGTTTCACATCTCAAACTTGGCAAGAGCAAAACatttcagaacaaattcatctagAGTTGAATGTTCGAAGCTcctatttacattcattcatgtTCTGAACGAGCAATAAGAGAAACAGTAGAAACAATACTTACATGAAAACAATTAACTCAGTCTCCTGAACTGAGAAAACAAGCTCTCAGTGAACAAGTGATCATCAGTGGTATATCATTTTAATGATATTGTTCTGCCAACAGCTTgatatttataaacattttactTCACAAAAATATCCACAAATAAATGTTGCATCTTTGTGAACTTTACATTGTGCACTAAAATGAACTATCCTCACTTACCCTGTATGTTGTCACCAAGACCCCAGTCGATCTGGTTTCCTGCTTGCGCGTACTGATGCTCTCCATGGTAACCTCCAAAAGACTCTTCATCACTTTGGTAACCTACAAAACACTTGATTAGCTTAGTAACCCAAAAAACTTTCACTTTCTAAATCACCTTGGTAACCTATCAAAAAACTAAATCACCATGGTAACctataaaaaaactaaaccacCTTAGAACCATAAATGACTCTTGATCACCTTAGTAACCTTTGAGACACTTAATTACCTTGGTAACCCATAAAACATTCTCAGTCACCTTGGCAACCCATAAATGACTTGATCATTGTAGTAACCCATGAAACACTTGATTACCATGGtaacacataaaaaaaaagataaaacacctTGGTATCCCATAAAAGATTCTTGAACATCTTGGTAACCTATAAAACATTTGATTACCCTGGTAACCCATTAAAGATTCTAAATCACCATGGTAACCCATAAGAGACTCTCAATCACCATGGTAACCAACAAAATACTTGATTACTTTGGTAACCTATCAACATTTTTGATTACCATGGTAACCCATAAAAAACCATCATCCACCGTGGTAACCTACAAAACACTTGGTTACCATGGTAACCTATTAAAGACTCTCAATTACTACTGTGGTAACTAACTTGATTACCATAGTAACACACCTTGGAATGCCATAAAAGATAGATTCTTGATTGCCTAGGTAACCTATAAAACTATTGTCTTGTAACCTAGCAAAGATTTTAGATCACTCTCAGCCACCTTAGTAACCCACAGAACACTTGATTACCTTGGTaacccaacaaaaaaaaaaactaaattaccaTGGTAACTTATAAAAGCCTTGGTAATTTATGGAACACCTAATCACCTTGGCAACCTATCAAAGATTCTAAATTACCATGGTAATCTATTCAGACTCTAAATCACTGTGGTAACTAACAAAATACCCAAAAAAACTGAACCACCTTAGTACCCTACAATAATCTTGATTACCTTAGTAACCCACAGAAACACTTGGTAACACCTTGGTAACCTAGAAACACCTTGGTATCCTATGATTTTTAAATCACCCTGGTAACCTATTAAAGACTCTCGGTCACTGTGATAACCATCAAAAGGCTTGATTACCATTGTAACCTATCAAAAATACTAATGCACCAAGGGAACCCATAAAAAAACTCTCTCAACCATTTTAGTAACCTACAAAACACTTGATTACCATggtaacacaaaaaaataatcaaaCACCTTGGTATCACGTAAAATGTTCTTGATCACCTTGGTAACCTATAAAATGCTTAATTACCTTGGTATCCCATCAAAGACTAAATCAATGTAGTAACCCATATAAAACTGTCAAATTCCTTGGTAACCTTATTAATTACTTTGGTAATCTTTCAGAAGTTTTTAAATCATCATGTTAACCTATTAAAGACTCTCAAGACCTATAAGACAGTTGATTTTCAAGGGTAACTTGTCAAAGATTCTCATGAACCATTGTGACCAATACAAAACTCTTGATTACCTTGGCAACCCCCAGTGGACTCGGCCCAGGATGACTGGTCCAGTGTATCACCATGGTATCGACTGAAGCGGATGGAGGATTCCTCCTGGAAGCAGCTGTGCAGTCTGGGCCGGAGCGGAGCGCCACTGACGGAGCTGGTGCTGTAACGAGACGCCATGAGCTGACGGATTGCTGGAGAACAAGAGCACTGTCACTCTCTGCTGACATATAGAGAGCTGAACCAGTGCATTATGGGATGTCTGGACTCAAGAACCACACCATAAAAGGCAGAGCTCCTGGAATCCACTCCTGGAATAACGGTCAGAGAGATAAGACGTGGAAAACTGCTCCAAACCAGCGGGAGAAACTGTGTTATCAGAACCAACTGCAGAATCCTGTCAATCATAATattaaatgcaacaaaaaaagtttttagcaattttattatttaatttaatcaatTACTAGTGAATCCAATCAGTctcatcaataaataaaaaaataaaatataaatatcaaagATTCTAAATCACCACAGTAACCTAAAAACACTCTTAATCACCATGGCAACCTATAAAAAATTCAATTACCTTAGTCATTCATAAAACACTCAACCACCTTTGCAACCCATCAAAGACTCTAGATCACCATAGTAACCTATAAAACAATCTTAATTGCCATGGTAACTCATAAAACACTCAACCACCTTGGTAACCCATTAAAGATTTAAAATAACCACGGTAACCTATGAAACACTCTTAATCGCCATGGTAACTCAAACACCTTGGTAACCCATCAAAGATTTTAAATAACCACGGTAACCTATGAAACACTCTTAATCGCCATGGTAACTCAAACACCTTGGTAACCCATCAAAGATTTTAAATAACCACGGTAACCTATGAAACACTTTTAATCGCCATGGTAACTCAAGCACCTTGGTAACCCATCAAAGATTTTAAATCACCACGGTAACCTATGGAACACTCAAACACCTTGGTAACCCATCAAAGATTTTAAATAACCACAGTAACCTATGAAACACTCTTAATCGCCATGGTAACTCAAACACCTTGGTAACCCATCAAAGATTTTAAATAACCACGGTAACCTATGAAACACTCTTAATCGCCATGGTAACTCAAACACCTCGGTAACCcatcaaatattttaaataaccaCGGTAACCTATGAAACACTCAAACACCTTGGTAACCCATCAAAGATTTTAAATAACCACGGTAACCTATGAAACACTCTTAATCGCCATGGTAACTCAAACACCTTGGTAACCCATCAAAGATTTTAAATAACCACGGTAACCTATGAAACACTCTTAATCGCCATGGTAACTCAAACACCTTGGTAACCCATCAAAGATTTTAAATAACCACGGTAACCTATGAAACACTCTTAATCGCCATGGTAACTCAAACACCTTGGTAACCCATCAAAGATTTTAAATAACCACGGTAACCTATGAAACACTTTTAATCGCCATGGTAACTCAAGCACCTTGGTAACCCATCAAAGATTTTAAATCACCACGGTAACCTATGGAACACTCAAACACCTTGGTAACCCATCAAAGATTTTAAATAACCACAGTAACCTATGAAACACTCTTAATCGCCATGGTAACTCAAACACCTTGGTAACCCATCAAAGATTTTAAATAACCACGGTAACCTATGAAACACTCTTAATCGCCATGGTAACTCAAACACCTCGGTAACCcatcaaatattttaaataaccaCGGTAACCTATGAAACACTCAAACACCTTGGTAACCCATCAAAGATTTTAAATAACCACGGTAACCTATGAAACACTTTTAATCGCCATGGTAACTCAAGCACCTTGGTAACCCATCAAAGATTTTAAATAACCACGGTAACCTATGAAACACTCTTAATCGCCATGGTAACTCAAACACCTTGGTAACCCATCAAAGATTTTAAATCACCACGGTAACCTATGAAACACTCTTTATGGCTATGGTAACTCATAAAGTCTAGATCACCCTGTTATTACTTATATTGCATTACAATGTATTGCTCTTTTTGTATGTAATATTTTCTGCATTGATTTTTAAacttcatttttattctttcatttaaactgtaatgtttatttaataatgcATACATTTGTGTTCTTAAAACCAATTCGTGATATTTATAAAAGCTTGACAGTTACAAATAATCACTATTGacaattttaaaataagtaaataaatacaaaaataataattcaaaaataaattcaggactaaatacaataaaataaatgaaataactaatatatatatatatatatatacacatatatatatatatatatttttttttttgtaataatttaaattaatttagtgtaatttttagtttttttttcttcttacttTTAACGCTCAGTGGAGATGATTTGTAAGATATCCAGACAGCAACTTAACAAATAACATTATTCACTTTTATTTACAATCCAAGCAAGATGCAAAAACACTCTGATATTAAAATAACCAATCAAGCAGTCAAATAcccaaaagaaaaaacaaagtgTACAAAATGAAAGGTGCCGAGTCAGACTGTAACACGTGCGGTTCGTTCACTACCGAGGGACCGAAGAGAGTCTAATTAAGCGCTGAATGAGAGACTTGAGTCCACAGAGAGAgtcacttccagaacacaaaCCTGCAGAGACCCGTGAACGGATCTAATTAAGAGACGAACGCATGTTTAACACACGCACATAATGACGCCCTGACTGCTGATTCTAGAGACGAGGTCAATATTTGTCTATTTATAGATGTTAACCTCACGTCAcactcacataaacacacactCAATGTCGTCTCTGGCCCCGGGAAAGTGTCCGCAGAAGGGGGCCTTCACTCCGTCACAGTCTAGCGACGCCATTGGACGGTTAAATGTGCATCACAACAGGCATCatccagccaatcagagcgcagaGTGACAGACAACTTAAGACGCTTTTTATAGAGTTTAACCTTAAAAAGAGCTAATcttcacagagagagagagagagagagagagaaagagttaAAGGACAAACACAAGGAGAAAGAGAaagataagagaaaaaaaaatctatctgaGGGGTGCCAAAAAATTAAATATCGAGAAGATTGCCTTTGTTTTAAGATtgccttagcaatgcatattactaatcaaaaattaagttttgatatatttacggtaggaaatgtactaaatatcttcatggaacatgatcttaatatcctaatgatttctggcataaaagaaaaaatgatcatttgaacccatactatgtatttttggctatttctacaaatatagtttgggatcagttagatttttaatgctttttctgctcatcaaggctgtgcttatttgattaaaaatacagaaaaactgtaatattgtaaaatgttaatgcaatttaaaatagaggttttctactttaatacactttaaaatataatttatttctgtgatgcaatgctgaattttcagcatcattactctaatattccagtgatccttcagaaatcattctaatatgctgatttattatcagtgttggacaCAGTATTTctttttgtaacctgtgatacgtttttaggattctttgatgaataaaaaacaaaaacaaaaaaaaaaaacatttaaaatagaaaaattttgTTATAAACACCTTGTTtaaattttggggtcagtaattggctgatgaaaattcagctttgcatcacagaaataaattatattttaaattatataaatagaactgatcccaaacttttgagtggctatatatatatataattttgttaaaaatattacatttctgtataTTGTTTTAAAAGTAACATATTCGTTcagtttattagaatgatttctgaaggataatgtgacactgaagactggaataatgatgctgaaattcagactattaaaatagaagaatgttattttac encodes the following:
- the hspb12 gene encoding alpha-crystallin B chain, giving the protein MASLDCDGVKAPFCGHFPGARDDIECVFISVHGSLQQSVSSWRLVTAPAPSVALRSGPDCTAASRRNPPSASVDTMVIHWTSHPGPSPLGVAKLIKCFVGYQSDEESFGGYHGEHQYAQAGNQIDWGLGDNIQVSAPSSSGVGVVRAMGDSYFLSADVSGFEPHEVVLLAYNQCVVIHAEKMAADGSVAGRFTHKSVLPADMDPLSVSSSLTAEMMLIISVGRRKSQSSTLKLTSDLPGSQLSGSY